The genomic segment ATATTACTATTTTTGAATTAAGTCCAAACCAGATAATCGCCAGTAATATCCAGGAGATGTTAGGAATTGTCTGGAGAGTTGAAATTAAAGGTTTTACAAGTTTATTTATTTTTTCATTCAAACCCATTGCTATCCCAATACTGGAACCTACTAAAAGAGAAATTAAATATCCACTTCCAACTCTAAAAAAACTATAACTAATATCCACCCAAAATTCTCCTGAAAAAATCATATTTTTTATAGTCATAAAAGTCAGTTCAGGTGAAGGCAAAATTATCGCTTTATATCTCAAAGAAAGCAACTTCCAAAATAAAATTAACACTATTACTCCAATAATAGTGTATTTAATAGAAATATTTTCATCAATTTTTTTATTAATATTGGAAGTAGAATTTTTCATCAGGTATTTCCCCGCCTATGGTTTTAGGATTAGTATTTTTTAATATTTTAAAATAATTTTCTATTTCATTTTTAACATTTAATGCTTTCTTATAATTTAAGTTTAAGCGTGGTGTTGATAATTTACTTACTTTTTTATTAATATTCATATATTTTTCAGCAACATCGGCCGCTTTTTGAGGATTTTTCTTTACCCATTCCACAGCCTTTTTATATTCTTCATTAAATTGCTTTATTTTTTCTTTATTTATTTCTTCATTTGCAAAACTTCCATGTAAAACTAAAGAAGACTGTGGTAAATCCAAACCAGTCTCTTTTTTCCATTCTTTTTGTAAATTTAAGATAATATCAGCTTCAGAATTATTCATAATAACCTGAGTTGCAAAAGTTTCTCTAAGAACAGCAGTCTCAGCCATATCATTTATCATTAATTGACTTAATTCACGAACTTTACCTCTTCTTACTTTTAAGTCACTACTAAGATTAATCCCATTTTTTTCAGCTAAATAATTGAACACTATATCCATTGGTCCACCTTTAGATGGTAAACTTATATTTTTGTTTTTCAAATCTTTCCAGGTGCTTATTTCATCATCTGTAGTTAATAGATAAAAAATACCCCAGGTATGAACACCTGCTAATTTAACATCTACATTTTTGTTATATAATTTTGCGGCTTCATTTGTGGATAATAAAGCCATATCAATATTATTTTTCATAAATTTAGATATTACAATATTTCTATTTTTATGTATATCAACCTTAAGATTCAAATCACTATTTTCTAAAAGATAATAAACAGGTATAGATGAAGGACTTGGAGAAACACTAATCTTTATTTCTGAATTTTCTACTGCTTCTGTTTTTTGAACACTAATAAAAATACTAAAAATCAAAATCAATATAATAGTTAAGTTAATTAATTTATTTTTAGACATTTATAATATCCTCCTCAAGTTTTAGTTTGTTTTTTCCAACTCTATTCATTTTTCTACAACATCTTGGAGTGAAATTTTTACCCTGATGATAAAAAATCGAATCATTTAATTCTTGATGAATTTCAAAAGTGTCTGGACTGCCCAGACTTCTTTTTTTCTTAGGTATATTTATATCTATTACATTTTCTATTTCTCCTGGATTTTCAGACATTACCATAACTTTATCTCCCATTAAAACAGCTTCTCTAGTATCATGAGTAACAAAAATACCTGACATATCTTCATTTTCAAAAATATGATTTAAGAGATTAATCAAATTTACTCTTAGGGGAAAATCTAATTTAGAAAAAGGTTCATCCATTAATATCAATTGTGGTTTAAGAGCAAGTGCTCTGGCTATTGCCACTCTCTGTTTCATACCACCACTTAATTTTTCAGGATAATAGTTACTGTATTCTCCTAAATTAACATCAGCTAATGTTTCCTGGACTATTTTTTCCCTCTTAGCTTTATTTTTAATTTTATTTTTCAATACAAGTTCAACATTTTCAGAAGTAGTTAACCATGGTAATAAACGATGATCCTGAAAAATAAAGGAGCTTTGTTTTACATCCATATTAATTTTACCGGTATCAGCTTTTTCAAGTCCGGCCAAAATTCTTAATAATGTAGATTTACCACATCCGCTGGGACCTAAAAAGCAGTTAACTTCTCCTTTATATAAAGAAAAAGATATATCTTTTAGGACTTTCTTTTCTTCAAAACTTTTATTTAAATTTTCTATATCTAAAAGCAAAAAGACCACATCCTCAAAATATTTGAAAATCATTATCAATATCACTTAAATTTTAATACACATAAGTTCATATTTCAAGTATTATTCTTTTTTACTCTCTTTATTTTCATACATTTTTTTATCAGCTATTTTAAAAACTTCTTCTAAACTCTCTACAAATTTATTTTTTGTTGCAGAACCAGTAGAAATACTAATATCTTCTTTTAGTTTTTTACTTCTTTCTTTACATTTTACTAAAATTCGATTTTCTATTTCTTCAGCTATTTTTTTATTGGCATTAGGTAATAAAATTGCAAATTCATCTCCACCAATTCTAGCTACAATATCAGCTTCTCTTACTGAACTTTCAATTATTTCTGCTATTATTTTTAAATATTCATCACCTTTTTTATGTCCATAATTGTCATTTATTCCTTTAAGATCATCCATATCAGCAACTATTATACTAATTGGCAACTCTCTTGAATTATCAAGTCTATCTCTTTCTTCATCAAAAAATCTTCTATTATAAAGATCAGTAAGTTGATCATGAAAAGAAAGATATTTTATTTTATTTTCTTCTTTTTTGCGAACAGTTATATCATTATAAATCGCATAAACTCCTAATTGTTTACCATTATATGTGATTGGATAGCCTTTAATTGATACAAAAATTTCCTCACCGGATTTAGTCTTACGGACAGATTCACTTTCAACTGTATGGCCCTTACTAACTCTTTTTGTTATTTCTATGCCTTCATCTTCATAATCTGAAGGTAAAATAATATCATTTATCTGTCTTCCTTCTATTTCATCCTGTTTATAGCCAAAAGTTTCTTCAAAACTATCATTTATTTTTATTATATGTTCCCTATTATCTAATAAGGCGATAGCTTCTGGAGAATTATCAAATAATTGCTGGAAATAGGCATTCTGTCTTTTATTAACTCTTTCAGCCATTTTTCTTTCTCCAATATCTAAAATACTAATATATACTTTTGAGTAGTCATTTTTCTCCTCAGGGATCTTCCATTCAAGCCTTGTATCTTTCTTTTTACCATCCAAGGTTAAAACCTCTGTATCCCGTCTAAAACCTTTAATTCCACTTAACATTGATGATATAATTTCAATTGTAACTTCTTTTGTGTTCTTATTAAAAAGTTTTTCTAAATTATTTATAAGCTCTTTTTTTGATTCAGCATTATAAAAATTCAGAGCTGTTTTATTTACATCTATCACTTTGATTTTATTTAATAATTCATTTAATTTTTGAGAGTTTTCATTTAGATATTTTTCAATATCTTCAGTTTCTGCTTTTATTT from the Halanaerobiales bacterium genome contains:
- a CDS encoding ABC transporter permease, which gives rise to MKNSTSNINKKIDENISIKYTIIGVIVLILFWKLLSLRYKAIILPSPELTFMTIKNMIFSGEFWVDISYSFFRVGSGYLISLLVGSSIGIAMGLNEKINKLVKPLISTLQTIPNISWILLAIIWFGLNSKIVIFTIFISILPIFVINTEEGVKNTDHKLLEMAHIYDLSFWNTLSKIYFPSVKPYLNSAAVITIERAWKIGAMAELLSLDSGIGAGLYWARNNLETEYIFAWTLVLVFLGFFSSKLLKKIISMST
- a CDS encoding MqnA/MqnD/SBP family protein — protein: MSKNKLINLTIILILIFSIFISVQKTEAVENSEIKISVSPSPSSIPVYYLLENSDLNLKVDIHKNRNIVISKFMKNNIDMALLSTNEAAKLYNKNVDVKLAGVHTWGIFYLLTTDDEISTWKDLKNKNISLPSKGGPMDIVFNYLAEKNGINLSSDLKVRRGKVRELSQLMINDMAETAVLRETFATQVIMNNSEADIILNLQKEWKKETGLDLPQSSLVLHGSFANEEINKEKIKQFNEEYKKAVEWVKKNPQKAADVAEKYMNINKKVSKLSTPRLNLNYKKALNVKNEIENYFKILKNTNPKTIGGEIPDEKFYFQY
- a CDS encoding ABC transporter ATP-binding protein; this translates as MLLDIENLNKSFEEKKVLKDISFSLYKGEVNCFLGPSGCGKSTLLRILAGLEKADTGKINMDVKQSSFIFQDHRLLPWLTTSENVELVLKNKIKNKAKREKIVQETLADVNLGEYSNYYPEKLSGGMKQRVAIARALALKPQLILMDEPFSKLDFPLRVNLINLLNHIFENEDMSGIFVTHDTREAVLMGDKVMVMSENPGEIENVIDINIPKKKRSLGSPDTFEIHQELNDSIFYHQGKNFTPRCCRKMNRVGKNKLKLEEDIINV
- a CDS encoding diguanylate cyclase produces the protein MKNLNNIKNLSNNPDIIILLNKEGIYKNIWTNRTQDLVAPKEELLEKSVEEILPFEISKRFKEKMKLAFKKDEMQKFNYKLNIKRKTIYFEASFVAFEENKIFCFVKNVTDKKEIEKELRKSEKRYRTLFENFPAVIWEEDFSEVIKYAKKIKAETEDIEKYLNENSQKLNELLNKIKVIDVNKTALNFYNAESKKELINNLEKLFNKNTKEVTIEIISSMLSGIKGFRRDTEVLTLDGKKKDTRLEWKIPEEKNDYSKVYISILDIGERKMAERVNKRQNAYFQQLFDNSPEAIALLDNREHIIKINDSFEETFGYKQDEIEGRQINDIILPSDYEDEGIEITKRVSKGHTVESESVRKTKSGEEIFVSIKGYPITYNGKQLGVYAIYNDITVRKKEENKIKYLSFHDQLTDLYNRRFFDEERDRLDNSRELPISIIVADMDDLKGINDNYGHKKGDEYLKIIAEIIESSVREADIVARIGGDEFAILLPNANKKIAEEIENRILVKCKERSKKLKEDISISTGSATKNKFVESLEEVFKIADKKMYENKESKKE